The proteins below are encoded in one region of Vibrio sp. ED004:
- the barA gene encoding two-component sensor histidine kinase BarA — MTRYGLRARVITLTLAPTLIIGLLLSAFFSFNRYQDLEGQVVNTGTSIIEPLAIASESGMKLESRESVRQLISYAHRKNSKLVRSIAVFDERHELFVTSNFHPDFESLTYPKDKPIPHLSSSNLLDNTLILRTPIIAEGQYINSANGQSQANQAIGYIAIELDLSSLRLQQYQEVFSAFLVLILGLGLSGVFAFRLMHDVTQPITHMKNMVDRIRRGHLDVRIEGKMHGELDSLKNGINAMAVSLSEYHVEMQHSIDQATSDLRETLEQLEIQNVELDIAKKRAQEAARVKSEFLANMSHELRTPLNGVIGFTRQMLKTHLSNSQTDYLQTIERSANNLLSIINDILDFSKLEAGKLALENIPFEFQASLEEVVNLQATNAHEKGLELTLKIDPKVPPGVVGDPLRIQQILTNLVGNSIKFTERGNIDISVELRSQSEDNIELQFMVRDTGIGISERQQAQLFQAFSQADASISRRYGGTGLGLVITQKLVNQMGGEISLTSRLHQGSTFWFTLRLSTTDMPMTELIETQCLQDKQLLLIEPNMQAASITQQILTQEGLVVTYRSVMPDESTSYDYVLLNLAANQDYQFDTVSGWAIGAKKIAQNVIIGTPSTELALGEQLMKEVDVQCITKPLSRKKLLQTLVSNQAPTWIAPAIETHSEEKLPLTVMAVDDNPANLKLITALLKERVETVISCTSGQQAIDKATETPFDIIFMDIQMPQMDGVTACENIKKLANNANTPVIAVTAHAMIGERDRLLEAGMDDYLTKPIEEHVLQQVLIHWSPTSEVEHIEKINPDHPAVSTEIDNSQVSETEASVHKNIIIDWQAAMKQAANKEDLARDMLQMLVDFIPEVYEAAEKAIEDSDYPVEQLIHIIHKMHGSSSYSGVPRLKSVCATIEKELRSGTSVEDIEPELFELQDELEKVQATAIHYLKPAKT, encoded by the coding sequence ATGACCAGATATGGCTTAAGAGCCCGTGTAATTACCTTAACTCTAGCTCCAACCCTAATTATTGGGTTGCTATTGAGTGCATTTTTCTCATTTAACCGCTATCAAGACCTTGAGGGGCAAGTGGTTAACACTGGTACTAGCATCATTGAGCCACTGGCGATTGCGAGTGAGTCAGGCATGAAGCTCGAAAGTCGAGAGTCTGTTCGCCAGCTAATTAGCTATGCACATCGAAAGAATTCTAAGCTGGTGCGCAGTATCGCGGTGTTTGATGAACGCCATGAGTTGTTTGTAACCTCAAACTTCCATCCCGATTTTGAAAGCCTGACCTATCCCAAAGATAAACCGATCCCGCATTTAAGCTCATCGAATCTGCTCGATAACACACTGATCCTGCGGACGCCTATCATCGCTGAAGGCCAATACATCAACTCAGCCAATGGTCAATCGCAAGCCAACCAAGCGATTGGCTATATTGCTATTGAGTTAGACCTATCTTCACTTCGATTGCAGCAATATCAAGAAGTGTTCTCTGCCTTCTTAGTATTGATTCTCGGGCTTGGTTTATCGGGCGTGTTTGCGTTCCGCTTAATGCACGATGTAACCCAGCCGATCACACACATGAAAAATATGGTAGACCGAATTCGTCGTGGTCACTTAGATGTGCGTATCGAAGGTAAAATGCATGGTGAGCTAGATTCACTGAAAAACGGTATCAATGCGATGGCGGTATCGTTGTCAGAATATCACGTCGAGATGCAGCACAGTATTGACCAAGCCACATCAGACTTGCGAGAAACTCTAGAGCAATTAGAAATTCAAAACGTTGAGTTAGACATCGCGAAGAAACGAGCTCAAGAAGCGGCTCGTGTTAAATCTGAATTCTTAGCGAATATGTCTCACGAATTGAGAACACCTCTGAACGGTGTAATTGGCTTTACTCGTCAAATGCTCAAGACTCACCTATCGAACAGTCAAACCGATTATCTGCAAACTATTGAACGCTCGGCAAACAATCTGCTTAGCATCATCAACGATATCCTGGACTTCTCGAAACTCGAAGCGGGTAAATTAGCCCTAGAGAACATTCCATTTGAGTTCCAAGCTAGCCTTGAAGAGGTGGTAAACCTTCAAGCAACCAACGCTCATGAAAAAGGCTTAGAACTGACGCTTAAGATCGATCCAAAAGTGCCGCCGGGCGTGGTAGGCGATCCACTTCGTATTCAACAGATCCTGACTAACCTAGTCGGCAACTCAATCAAGTTTACCGAGCGCGGCAACATTGATATCAGCGTAGAGCTTCGTTCACAAAGCGAAGACAACATCGAGCTGCAATTCATGGTTCGCGATACCGGTATTGGTATCTCTGAGCGTCAACAAGCGCAGCTGTTCCAAGCCTTCAGTCAAGCTGATGCAAGTATCTCTCGTCGTTATGGCGGTACAGGCTTAGGTCTGGTTATCACCCAAAAACTGGTCAACCAAATGGGCGGAGAGATCAGCCTAACCAGTCGTCTACACCAAGGTTCCACTTTCTGGTTCACCTTGAGACTATCAACGACTGATATGCCGATGACAGAGCTGATTGAAACTCAATGTCTGCAAGACAAACAACTACTGCTCATCGAACCAAACATGCAAGCGGCTTCGATTACTCAGCAAATTCTGACTCAGGAAGGCTTAGTCGTTACCTACCGTTCAGTGATGCCGGACGAGTCGACCTCATACGACTACGTTCTACTTAACCTTGCGGCTAACCAAGATTACCAGTTTGATACGGTAAGCGGCTGGGCAATTGGTGCTAAGAAGATTGCTCAGAACGTGATTATTGGTACACCGAGTACCGAGCTAGCATTGGGTGAGCAGCTAATGAAAGAGGTTGATGTTCAGTGCATCACCAAGCCTCTTTCTCGTAAGAAGCTGCTGCAAACCTTGGTATCTAACCAAGCGCCAACCTGGATAGCGCCAGCGATTGAAACCCATTCTGAAGAGAAGCTGCCGCTTACTGTGATGGCCGTGGACGACAACCCAGCCAACCTTAAGTTGATTACCGCACTGCTGAAAGAGCGTGTAGAAACCGTTATCAGTTGTACTAGCGGACAACAAGCGATCGACAAAGCGACAGAAACACCGTTTGATATCATCTTTATGGATATTCAAATGCCACAAATGGATGGTGTGACGGCTTGCGAGAATATTAAGAAGCTGGCGAACAATGCTAATACGCCAGTGATTGCCGTGACCGCTCATGCGATGATTGGTGAGCGTGACCGACTGCTTGAAGCCGGTATGGATGATTACCTAACCAAGCCAATTGAAGAGCATGTCTTACAACAGGTACTGATTCACTGGAGTCCGACCTCTGAAGTTGAACACATCGAGAAGATAAACCCAGACCACCCTGCCGTTTCGACTGAAATCGACAACAGCCAAGTGTCAGAAACTGAAGCAAGTGTGCACAAGAACATCATCATTGATTGGCAAGCTGCGATGAAACAAGCCGCTAATAAAGAAGACCTCGCACGCGATATGCTGCAGATGCTAGTGGATTTCATTCCTGAGGTTTATGAAGCCGCAGAGAAAGCCATTGAAGACAGCGACTACCCTGTTGAGCAGCTGATACACATAATCCATAAGATGCATGGCAGCAGCTCGTACAGTGGCGTTCCAAGGCTCAAATCGGTATGTGCAACGATAGAAAAAGAACTGCGTTCAGGCACTTCTGTTGAAGATATTGAGCCGGAGCTTTTTGAACTTCAGGATGAGTTAGAAAAAGTTCAAGCCACTGCAATTCACTATTTAAAACCCGCGAAGACTTAA
- the acpS gene encoding holo-ACP synthase → MAVVGLGTDIAEIERIEKALSRSGDAFAQRILTDSEFEVFQQLKQKGRYLAKRFAAKEAASKALGTGIALGVTFHDFEISNDEHGKPVLSLHKKAREIAEASGTTSIHLTISDERHYAVATVLLES, encoded by the coding sequence ATGGCAGTTGTTGGATTAGGTACAGATATCGCAGAAATCGAACGTATCGAGAAGGCGCTGTCGCGAAGTGGCGACGCCTTTGCTCAACGTATTTTGACGGATTCTGAGTTTGAAGTATTCCAACAGTTGAAGCAAAAAGGCCGTTACCTTGCAAAACGCTTTGCCGCTAAAGAAGCTGCATCTAAGGCGTTAGGTACAGGTATCGCGCTGGGAGTTACCTTCCACGACTTTGAGATTTCAAACGATGAGCATGGTAAGCCAGTATTGAGCCTGCACAAGAAAGCGCGTGAAATCGCAGAGGCGAGTGGCACAACATCGATTCACCTGACGATCTCAGATGAACGCCACTACGCTGTGGCAACCGTGTTACTTGAATCGTAA
- the pdxJ gene encoding pyridoxine 5'-phosphate synthase, whose product MSSILLGVNIDHIATLRNARGTKYPDPVHAAEIAERAGADGITIHLREDRRHIVDRDVRILAETLQTRMNLEMAVTDEMVQIALDTNPEFVCLVPEKREELTTEGGLDVVGQLEKIKAATQKLSAAGIKVSLFIDADREQIDAAKACGAPFIELHTGHYADAKTEEDQQDELKKIAAGASYADDLGITVNAGHGLTYHNVAPIAALPEIYELNIGHSIMGRAVFDGLNKAVADMKAIMETARNNA is encoded by the coding sequence ATGAGCTCAATCCTTTTAGGCGTTAATATCGACCATATTGCAACACTACGTAATGCACGTGGTACTAAATACCCAGATCCAGTACACGCAGCTGAAATCGCTGAACGTGCTGGTGCAGACGGCATTACTATTCACCTGCGTGAAGACCGTCGTCATATCGTTGATCGCGATGTACGTATTCTGGCTGAAACACTTCAAACTCGTATGAACTTGGAGATGGCAGTAACGGACGAGATGGTTCAAATTGCACTCGATACTAATCCTGAGTTTGTTTGTCTGGTTCCTGAAAAGCGTGAAGAGCTAACCACTGAAGGCGGCTTGGACGTTGTTGGTCAACTAGAGAAGATCAAAGCGGCGACACAAAAACTGTCTGCAGCTGGTATCAAGGTATCTCTGTTTATCGATGCTGACCGTGAGCAAATCGACGCAGCAAAAGCGTGTGGCGCACCGTTCATTGAACTGCACACGGGTCACTATGCTGATGCTAAAACAGAAGAAGACCAACAAGACGAGCTCAAGAAGATCGCAGCGGGCGCAAGCTATGCAGATGATCTTGGTATCACAGTCAATGCGGGCCACGGTCTGACTTACCACAACGTTGCGCCAATTGCGGCACTTCCAGAGATCTACGAGCTGAACATCGGTCACTCGATCATGGGACGCGCAGTGTTTGATGGCTTAAACAAAGCCGTTGCAGACATGAAAGCAATTATGGAAACAGCACGTAACAACGCTTAG
- the recO gene encoding DNA repair protein RecO: protein MSEGLQRCFVLHRRPYSESSLILDVFSEEFGRMTLMSKGARSKRSNLKGALQPFTPLLLKWSGNGSMKTLRQAEPISLGLPLAGINLYSAMYVNELIGRVLMAEVPMPALFHDYLHALTELAHNENPEPALRRFELALLSAMGYGVDFLHCAGTGEAIDPTMTYRYREQKGFIASVRRDNLTFMGDELIAISERRFITKEQLKAAKRFTRIALKPYLGGKPLKSRELFMPTIALSRARSIGK from the coding sequence TTGAGCGAAGGGTTACAGCGATGCTTTGTGTTGCACCGTCGACCATACAGTGAGTCGAGTCTGATATTGGACGTCTTCAGTGAAGAGTTCGGTCGGATGACGTTGATGTCTAAAGGCGCACGCAGCAAGCGTTCCAATTTGAAAGGTGCATTGCAGCCTTTTACGCCGCTACTGCTTAAGTGGTCTGGTAATGGTTCGATGAAAACCTTACGCCAAGCTGAGCCAATCAGCTTGGGGCTTCCTCTCGCAGGTATAAACCTGTATTCAGCCATGTATGTGAATGAGCTAATCGGCCGCGTATTGATGGCAGAAGTACCCATGCCTGCACTTTTTCACGACTATCTTCATGCTTTAACAGAGCTCGCGCATAATGAGAACCCTGAGCCAGCACTGCGTCGTTTTGAGTTGGCTCTGTTATCCGCAATGGGCTATGGGGTCGACTTTTTACACTGCGCAGGCACAGGTGAAGCCATCGATCCAACCATGACTTATCGTTACCGAGAGCAGAAAGGTTTCATCGCTTCAGTGCGTCGAGATAACCTGACTTTTATGGGCGATGAACTTATTGCAATCAGCGAACGTAGGTTTATCACTAAAGAGCAGTTAAAAGCGGCAAAACGCTTTACACGCATAGCCTTAAAGCCGTATCTTGGCGGCAAACCATTAAAAAGTAGAGAGCTATTTATGCCAACAATAGCCCTCTCTAGAGCACGGAGTATTGGAAAATGA
- the era gene encoding GTPase Era produces MSDNNQDFDIDAFFSSDSKQTGLPENQHCGFIAIVGRPNVGKSTLLNHILGQKISITSRKPQTTRHRIMGVETEGDYQAIFVDTPGLHIEEKRAINRLMNRAANSSLSDVNLVFFLVDGTHWTDDDEMVLNKLKKTDFPVVLCINKVDNVQDRTNVMQHMMEVSKKMDFIDVVPISAKQGKNIDVLRKHVREHLPKATHHFPEEYVTDRSQRFMASEIIREKLMRFTGDELPYSVTVEIERFDYNPDNDGFHINALILVERTGQKKMVIGKAGEKIKTIGREARIDMEELFGRKVYLETWVKVKSGWADDERALRSLGYIDDL; encoded by the coding sequence ATGTCTGATAACAACCAAGATTTCGATATCGATGCATTCTTTTCATCTGATAGCAAACAAACAGGCCTACCGGAAAACCAACACTGTGGCTTCATCGCTATTGTCGGTCGCCCAAATGTAGGTAAGTCGACGCTTCTGAACCATATTCTGGGTCAGAAGATCTCTATTACATCACGTAAACCACAGACCACACGTCACCGTATTATGGGTGTGGAAACTGAGGGTGATTACCAAGCGATCTTCGTTGATACTCCTGGACTTCATATTGAAGAAAAGCGTGCAATCAACCGTTTGATGAACCGTGCGGCGAACAGCTCACTGAGTGATGTAAACCTAGTATTCTTCCTTGTCGACGGTACTCACTGGACTGACGACGATGAAATGGTTCTGAACAAACTGAAGAAGACCGACTTCCCAGTTGTACTTTGCATCAACAAAGTAGATAACGTTCAAGACCGTACGAACGTCATGCAACACATGATGGAAGTTTCTAAGAAGATGGACTTCATTGATGTTGTGCCAATCTCGGCGAAGCAAGGTAAAAACATTGATGTACTGCGTAAGCACGTACGTGAACATTTACCAAAAGCGACTCACCACTTCCCAGAAGAATACGTGACAGATCGCTCGCAACGCTTTATGGCATCTGAAATTATCCGTGAAAAGCTAATGCGCTTTACGGGTGACGAGCTACCTTACTCGGTAACGGTTGAAATTGAACGCTTCGATTACAACCCAGATAACGATGGTTTCCACATCAATGCTCTGATTCTTGTTGAACGTACAGGTCAGAAGAAGATGGTGATTGGTAAAGCGGGCGAGAAGATCAAAACGATTGGTCGTGAAGCGCGTATCGATATGGAAGAGCTATTCGGTCGTAAGGTTTACCTAGAGACTTGGGTCAAGGTTAAATCTGGCTGGGCTGATGATGAGCGTGCACTTCGCTCGTTAGGCTACATCGACGATCTATAA
- the rnc gene encoding ribonuclease III, giving the protein MNSPIDKLERKIGYQFNDADLIHLALTHRSAAGKHNERLEFLGDSILSFVIADDLYHRFPKVNEGDMSRMRATLVRGHTLAELGREFELGDYLKLGPGELKSGGFRRDSILADAVEAIIGAVYLDSDTETVRGIILSWYQSRLEAIQPGVSQKDPKTRLQEFLQGRRNPLPVYTVTNIKGEAHNQEFTVECEVAGVDKPVIGKGTSRRKAEQAAAETALEQLSNV; this is encoded by the coding sequence ATGAATTCTCCAATTGATAAACTAGAGAGAAAGATTGGCTATCAGTTTAATGATGCCGATCTTATCCACTTGGCGCTGACTCACCGCAGCGCCGCAGGTAAACATAACGAACGTCTTGAGTTTCTGGGCGATTCAATTTTAAGTTTTGTTATCGCTGATGATCTTTACCACCGTTTCCCTAAGGTAAACGAAGGTGATATGAGCCGCATGCGCGCAACATTAGTACGTGGTCATACATTGGCAGAACTAGGTCGTGAATTCGAACTAGGAGATTACTTAAAATTAGGTCCAGGTGAGTTGAAGAGTGGCGGTTTCCGTCGTGATTCTATTCTAGCGGATGCTGTTGAAGCGATCATCGGCGCTGTCTATTTAGATAGTGATACCGAGACGGTTCGCGGCATTATTTTAAGCTGGTACCAATCTCGCCTAGAAGCAATTCAGCCTGGAGTATCTCAAAAAGATCCGAAAACTCGTCTTCAAGAGTTTTTGCAAGGTCGAAGAAATCCTCTACCTGTCTACACAGTGACTAATATTAAAGGTGAAGCACACAACCAAGAGTTTACGGTTGAGTGTGAAGTGGCAGGTGTGGATAAACCTGTTATCGGTAAAGGCACTAGCCGCCGCAAGGCAGAACAAGCGGCTGCTGAAACAGCATTAGAGCAACTAAGCAATGTCTGA
- the lepB gene encoding signal peptidase I, with protein MANTFSLILVIVTLVTGIVWALEKFVWAKKRQQKLADVEAQSNGLDAKTSAKVTAQPWWVENSVSIFPVIAFVLVLRSFIYEPFQIPSGSMMPTLLVGDFILVEKYAYGLKDPVWRTQLVETGKPERGDSIVFKYPPQPNIDYIKRVVGMPGDTIHYSSRKEICIQAKGTSSCEPVKLSNVEESQFVQDGVPLIQLNEQLGDVEHQILVNPLRRDRVQAYQPRNGVNEWVVPEGQYFVMGDNRDNSADSRYWGFVPEANLVGKAVAIWISFEFERGSDSVLPTWIPTGVRFNRIGGIH; from the coding sequence ATGGCTAATACATTTTCGCTTATCTTAGTGATCGTAACTCTAGTGACTGGCATTGTATGGGCGTTGGAAAAGTTTGTGTGGGCGAAGAAGCGCCAACAAAAACTGGCTGACGTTGAAGCACAATCGAATGGCCTAGACGCTAAAACCAGCGCAAAAGTTACGGCTCAGCCTTGGTGGGTTGAGAACAGTGTTTCCATTTTCCCGGTAATTGCATTTGTTTTGGTTCTGCGTTCATTTATTTATGAACCGTTTCAAATCCCTTCAGGCTCGATGATGCCAACCCTTTTGGTTGGTGACTTCATCTTGGTAGAGAAGTACGCGTACGGTCTAAAAGATCCTGTATGGCGCACTCAACTGGTAGAAACGGGCAAGCCAGAGCGTGGTGATTCAATTGTATTTAAGTACCCGCCTCAGCCTAATATCGACTACATCAAGCGTGTTGTTGGTATGCCAGGTGACACAATTCACTATAGCAGTCGTAAAGAGATCTGTATTCAAGCGAAGGGTACAAGTAGCTGTGAACCAGTGAAATTAAGTAACGTTGAAGAAAGCCAATTTGTTCAAGATGGTGTGCCTCTGATTCAGCTGAATGAACAGCTTGGAGACGTAGAGCACCAAATTTTAGTTAACCCATTACGCCGCGACCGTGTGCAAGCATACCAGCCTCGCAATGGTGTTAACGAGTGGGTCGTTCCAGAAGGCCAGTACTTTGTGATGGGTGATAACCGTGACAACAGTGCCGATAGCCGTTACTGGGGCTTTGTCCCTGAAGCAAACCTTGTTGGTAAGGCCGTTGCTATTTGGATCAGCTTCGAGTTCGAGCGTGGTTCAGACAGTGTACTTCCAACATGGATTCCTACTGGTGTGCGTTTTAATCGCATCGGTGGGATTCATTAA
- the lepA gene encoding translation elongation factor 4 — protein MKHIRNFSIIAHIDHGKSTLSDRLIQVCGGLSEREMAAQVLDSMDIERERGITIKAQSVTLDYKAKDGETYQLNFIDTPGHVDFSYEVSRSLAACEGALLVVDAGQGVEAQTLANCYTAIEMELEVVPILNKIDLPAAEPERVAEEIEEIVGIDAMEATRCSAKTGLGVDDVLENIVTAIPPPEGDPEAPLQALIIDSWFDNYLGVVSLVRIKNGTLKKNDKIRVMSTDQVWGVDRLGIFTPKQIDTTELNTGEVGWVVCGIKDILGAPVGDTLTLAKGGSTERLPGFQKVKPQVYAGLFPVSSDDYENFRDALGKLSLNDASLFFEPESSAALGFGFRCGFLGMLHMEIIQERLEREYDLDLITTAPTVVYEVVKTDKTVLYVDSPAKLPAVNDLEEIREPIARCNILVPSDYLGNVITLCVEKRGVQVDMVYHGNQVAVTYDLPMAEVVLDFFDRLKSTSRGYASLDYNFQRYEPSNMVRVDVLLNGETVDALAIITHKDIAQSRGRLLVEKMKEFIPRQMFDIAIQAAIGNHIIARSTVKQLRKNVIAKCYGGDISRKKKLLKKQKEGKKRMKQIGNVELPQEAFLAILHVGKD, from the coding sequence ATGAAGCACATTCGTAATTTTTCGATTATCGCCCACATCGACCACGGTAAGTCGACCCTTTCTGACCGCTTAATCCAAGTTTGTGGAGGATTAAGTGAACGTGAGATGGCAGCTCAAGTCCTCGATTCTATGGATATAGAACGCGAGCGTGGTATTACAATTAAAGCGCAGAGTGTGACTTTAGATTACAAAGCTAAAGATGGTGAAACTTACCAACTTAACTTTATCGACACTCCTGGACACGTAGACTTCTCGTACGAAGTATCTCGTTCTCTAGCGGCTTGTGAAGGCGCACTACTTGTAGTGGATGCTGGCCAAGGTGTTGAAGCTCAAACTCTAGCAAACTGTTACACAGCAATCGAAATGGAACTGGAAGTGGTGCCAATCTTGAACAAGATTGACTTACCAGCTGCTGAACCAGAGCGCGTTGCTGAAGAGATCGAAGAGATCGTTGGCATCGATGCGATGGAAGCGACTCGCTGTTCTGCGAAAACAGGTTTAGGTGTTGATGATGTTCTAGAAAACATCGTAACGGCTATCCCACCACCGGAAGGTGATCCTGAAGCGCCTCTTCAAGCGTTGATCATTGACTCTTGGTTCGATAACTACCTTGGCGTTGTTTCTTTGGTTCGTATTAAGAACGGTACACTGAAGAAGAACGATAAGATTCGAGTAATGTCGACAGACCAAGTTTGGGGTGTTGACCGTCTAGGTATCTTCACACCTAAGCAAATCGACACCACTGAGCTAAATACTGGCGAAGTAGGTTGGGTTGTTTGTGGTATTAAAGACATCCTAGGTGCACCGGTTGGTGATACGTTGACGCTTGCTAAAGGCGGCAGCACTGAACGTCTACCTGGTTTCCAAAAAGTGAAGCCTCAAGTATACGCAGGCCTGTTCCCTGTTTCATCTGATGACTACGAAAACTTCCGTGATGCACTAGGCAAACTAAGCCTGAACGATGCGTCACTGTTCTTCGAACCAGAAAGTTCGGCAGCACTTGGTTTTGGTTTCCGTTGTGGCTTCTTAGGAATGCTTCACATGGAGATCATCCAGGAGCGTCTAGAGCGTGAATACGACCTAGACTTAATCACAACTGCTCCAACAGTAGTGTATGAAGTTGTTAAAACAGATAAAACGGTTCTTTACGTTGATAGCCCGGCTAAACTGCCAGCGGTTAATGACCTAGAAGAAATTCGTGAGCCAATTGCACGCTGTAATATTTTGGTACCTTCGGACTACCTAGGTAACGTAATCACACTGTGTGTTGAGAAGCGTGGCGTACAGGTAGACATGGTTTACCACGGTAACCAGGTTGCTGTGACATACGATCTTCCTATGGCAGAAGTCGTTCTAGACTTCTTCGACCGTCTGAAGTCGACGTCTCGCGGTTACGCATCATTGGATTACAACTTCCAACGTTACGAGCCATCAAACATGGTACGTGTAGACGTATTGTTGAATGGCGAAACGGTTGATGCATTGGCTATCATCACGCACAAAGATATTGCTCAGTCTCGTGGTCGTCTACTGGTTGAGAAGATGAAAGAATTCATCCCTCGTCAGATGTTCGATATCGCGATTCAAGCAGCGATTGGTAACCACATCATTGCTCGTTCTACAGTGAAACAGCTGCGTAAGAACGTAATCGCAAAATGTTACGGTGGTGATATCAGTCGTAAGAAGAAACTTCTTAAGAAACAAAAAGAAGGTAAGAAGCGTATGAAGCAGATCGGTAACGTTGAACTGCCTCAAGAAGCATTCTTAGCGATTCTTCATGTTGGTAAAGACTAG
- a CDS encoding SoxR reducing system RseC family protein: protein MMTALATVSSVEQKGKQYFVQLSCEQQTSCSSCSSQKSCGTGIVTKAVGNKSLFWQLKTKSLVKAGQIVEIGFPEKSLLQSAAIVYLIPLFMLMIGAGVGQLLLQPLLQVGEGIVILCAALFTAGGIALAKRLAKPMEDKSKQEVVLIRILGESLV, encoded by the coding sequence ATGATGACCGCGCTGGCGACCGTTAGCTCAGTCGAACAAAAAGGTAAGCAATATTTTGTTCAACTGAGCTGCGAACAACAAACCAGTTGCAGCAGCTGCTCTTCTCAAAAAAGCTGTGGAACCGGTATCGTTACCAAGGCTGTAGGCAATAAATCATTGTTTTGGCAGCTTAAAACTAAAAGCCTTGTTAAAGCCGGACAAATCGTAGAGATCGGCTTCCCAGAGAAAAGTCTGCTTCAGTCGGCAGCTATCGTTTACCTCATCCCACTTTTCATGTTGATGATTGGTGCTGGCGTTGGACAACTCTTGTTACAACCCTTACTCCAAGTGGGCGAGGGGATTGTTATACTCTGTGCTGCACTATTTACTGCTGGTGGTATTGCCTTGGCGAAGCGGCTAGCCAAACCTATGGAAGACAAATCCAAGCAAGAAGTCGTCTTGATTCGAATCCTAGGTGAGTCTCTCGTCTAA
- the rseB gene encoding sigma-E factor regulatory protein RseB: MKKILVSALTLFSLMSPAAFAEEPTAKALLHQMNEASQHLNYELSYILIKKSSIEPLLYRHAVNDDQQLAHLVYLSGPVREVIRRGNEVSYIEPGTEPFTIQSGSMVAPVIPMINRDIDSLNQYYDFVKVGRSREAGSTTQVLRVVPKDGLRYSYVVWVDEKTNLPLRADLLDRDGEVLEQYRTISYVVNDKIAEAMGGLNQAKLPKVLSLPEGLVSDTNWQASWVPEGFKSKELSRYQMAATEKMVESQLFSDGLFSFSVYIADKDEHSLKGQLVRQGRRTLHSLVIGDREISVVGDIPPATAKRIAQSVTFNNPVPAQ; this comes from the coding sequence ATGAAGAAAATCCTGGTCAGTGCACTGACACTGTTCAGCTTGATGTCTCCAGCAGCCTTTGCAGAGGAACCCACTGCAAAGGCCTTGTTGCATCAAATGAACGAGGCCAGTCAGCATCTAAATTACGAACTCTCCTACATATTGATAAAGAAGAGCAGTATTGAACCTCTACTTTATCGTCATGCAGTTAACGACGACCAACAACTCGCACACCTTGTTTACCTAAGCGGCCCTGTTCGTGAGGTCATTCGACGTGGCAATGAAGTTAGCTACATAGAACCGGGTACAGAGCCATTTACCATTCAATCGGGCAGCATGGTTGCACCTGTTATTCCGATGATTAACCGAGATATCGACTCTCTGAACCAATACTACGACTTCGTCAAAGTGGGGCGCTCTCGTGAAGCGGGCAGCACAACACAAGTATTGCGCGTCGTGCCGAAAGATGGCCTTCGTTACTCATACGTAGTTTGGGTAGACGAGAAAACGAATCTTCCTTTGCGTGCCGATCTTTTAGATCGTGACGGTGAAGTGCTTGAACAGTACCGCACTATCTCTTACGTGGTGAATGACAAGATCGCAGAAGCTATGGGGGGGTTAAACCAAGCGAAATTGCCGAAGGTTTTATCACTACCAGAAGGCTTGGTAAGTGATACCAACTGGCAAGCGTCTTGGGTGCCTGAAGGGTTTAAGTCGAAAGAGCTTAGCCGCTACCAAATGGCAGCGACCGAAAAAATGGTCGAGAGTCAGTTGTTCAGTGACGGGTTGTTTAGCTTTTCGGTGTACATCGCCGATAAAGATGAACATTCATTGAAAGGACAATTGGTACGCCAAGGACGCAGAACCTTACACAGCTTAGTGATTGGCGACCGAGAAATCTCAGTAGTTGGTGATATTCCGCCAGCAACGGCTAAGCGTATTGCTCAGTCAGTCACGTTCAATAATCCGGTACCAGCGCAATGA